One Argentina anserina chromosome 6, drPotAnse1.1, whole genome shotgun sequence genomic window, GAAGCTCCGCATATTGAGCACATATGCTATCAGTGTTCGCCAGTGAGgccaaaaacccaaaaagcAGACAATGCCTCGTAGACTATTATTACATATGCTATCAGTGTCTAACCCATGCTGGAAATGTGCGACGCCAACGTCGACTCCTTTAATAAGATGGAATTATAGCGCCTGATTAGGAAACTAGTAAACAAGTTAGTGATAGATCCCACATCACTcaagaaaaaatagaagatGTGCTTTTATGTGCACATTCAACTGGCCATAAGACGCGTCTGTGTTTTAGGTTGGaatctcaaaaataaaaattttacGGTCCGAGCGGACAACTCAATTCCCATAACTGAGCTGTTACATATGGCAAATTAGAGATGTCATTTCTCTCTATCAAGCTCCAATCCCCTACTTATGCGACCACATATCCGATTTAGTCACTAGAGAAATTCTTATGTGCAGCGTGCATATCAGCTAGCATAATGCACATCCAATTAAAATTCGACACCTGCCCCCTCTTTCTACGTCAGCATCGATGGAGAAAAACTCAAGAGAACATGGGTAAGCAACCCAAAAATGCATCTCGATCTTGCCCAGCTCCAAGGTTGGTTCTTATGTTCTTATCAGGAAAGAATAACTTGACCCAAGAAACTCTATATCTCTCCAAAGCCATGGCAAGAGAAACTTGCAGTCAACTCCTCCTCCACGCAAAACGCCTCCATGGCCTTCACCAGAGCCTCGACGACCTCCCCAACGAGATCCTTCTCCACaacctcttcttcctccccacCATCGAGGTCGTCGCCACCTCTCTAATCTCCCGCAAATGGTGACCCCTTTGGTCCCTCGTTCCCTCCTTGAACTTCTCCTACGACTTCTTCCCTCTCGCCGCTGATAATTATCCCAACAAGACTAAGGTTCGACTGTTCGTCCATGAAATTGATTGCACTCTCATTCTCCGCCCCGACACCCCATCCATACATTCCGTCTCTCCTTTATCGATGCTGATGTGGAAAGAGGGGGCAGGTGTCAAATTTTGATTGGATGCGCATATTGCCAGCTGGTACGCACGACGCACAGAAAAATTTCTCTAGTCACTAACGACACATTTCCAATAGATCATTGTAGTCATGAGTCCCATGACCCAATCTAAACCAACGGCTGTAAATCTCCCTTCCCACGAAAGGTGGCAaacgggtcgggtcgggccGAGCTTGCCTGGCCCCTTTTAAGTGGGGCCAAAACCGTGCTCGTGCCGATCCATTTGCTTAAATATAAAACACGGCCCAGCCCACAACCCAAAATCATGTCGGCCGGGCTCAGACCCGTGTTGGGACGGCCCGACTcggcccattagcattataagacacaattaacattaaaatttttttgtgtaattagaatatgtattgtatataattttttataataataaaataaataaaataataaaacacatttgataatcttatttctaaaacgttatatatatcaaaactATGACTTTTTATCACTATTTTGATGATATTTGTGATTtaatgtaattaaaataatgaaataatcaagaggtttatatttaaatagtctaatatttaataataattattataattgtttaaatattaatataaataatataaaattatataattaacgAGCCGACTCATGAATTTATCTTGTTCTGGTCGTGTTGGGCCCTAAACGAGTTTGAATCGGACTGGGCCCATGTGTTAAAATATCTAAACTCAGTTCAATCCATTAAAATAACGGATTTAAACCGGGTCGCTAATAGACTCGAACCatgtttaattaatttttaacaGACCAGGTCCGTATCGAACTCGGATTTTTCAGCCCAATTGACACCCTTACTTCCGACGTTCGCTCCAGTTGGCGGGCGAGTCCTTCGCTTTCTCCGCCCCATTATTAGTACTTTTTCACTTATTTACAGTTCAACAAATTAAACTAGACTTCCGAAGCTTCCTCCTCCCGCCACGTGCACCTTTCCACCGTCGGTTCCCTTATCGTTCACTCCCAACTAGACCCACTACAACTAGCAGCTTCACTATATTATTAAAACACCCCAATATTATTAAAACACCCCAGATCTGCTTCTTCTCAATCCTTCACTTCACTCGAGGCTTCTACGAAACCCTGCTCCTCCATTATCTCCCAATTGCCAAATCTCAGTTTCCCAAAAAAATCCCATCTTGGTGCTCAATTTTCATACCCAGTTTGATGTAGAGGATCCAATTTCTCAGAGAATGTAGATTGAAGCTTCAAGCAATGGATCAGGGAGTGTGGTACGATACGAAGCCTGCAAAGGTCTCAAAAAGAGTTTGGTTAGTAATTAACAAATCAATGGGACTCCTCGTGGGTGGGAATCACACCTCCTCCAGGTTTTGCACTCGCTAATCTTTACCCTCTTTCTCCCCCTTGGCTTTTTCCTCCTatctttgaaatttttatttcaattccaaCGATATCTTAGACTTCCATCTCTCATCTCTGTTCAAGAGATAACTCCAACACCAAATCAGTTCGGTTTTGGCCGAAAGTCAGAGCTCAAATGAAGCTCTTGAAGCTCCAGATCCTTCATGGATCGCTTGCCCAGCGCGTTTTCTTCCGCACGTTCTTTATCGCCGCGGCTATGTCTGTGATTCCCTTGGTTCACATTTTGTCCGGGTCTTACATGAGAATGTTCAACTTCGTGAGCACTATTGACTGCGCCTCTGAATTAGGGAGTGACAATGTGAACCTGGACCCGGGAAAGTTCATCTTCCAGACCCGGTTTCTGAATCCCATTTGGGGTAGCTTCGATTCGGAGCAGTGCAAGCAAGATGTGAACTTGACTGTCACTGTGGTCAGAGAGCTAATGAGCAAGCAGCTTTTGAATGGTGATAAGGCTCTCTGTGTCGGTGAGGGATCGGCCTCAGCAGTGATGGCGTTGCAGGATTTGGGGTTCCCCAATGCGAGAGGTATTTATGAACACCGATTCTTCTCTCTCAAGCGGAAGCAGTTTGTGTATGAGATTGACTATGAGGACAAGTCGTTTGACTTTTTGTTCTGTAGGGATCTAGACAAGGTTTCTGTCCCTGCTCTGCTTGTGCTTGAGATTGAGCGTGTTCTTAGCCCCGGTGGAATTGGGGCTATGCTTGTTGGTAGCAGTGGTTTGGCTCCGAATAGCCTCATAAGGTCTGCTACCCCGATATCTTCATTGCTGAAGAGTTCCAGTGTCGTGCATGTTAATCATATTAGCAATTTCACACTGGTTGTGTTCAGGAAGAGTTACGAAAATGCTGGCCTATTTGAGCAGTATCGCCTTCCGGCTGACTGCCAGTCCCTCACAAACAATAGACCTGTCATTGAGAAAATAGAACCTCTTGTGATGGAAAAGCCAGTGTATGATGGGGAAGCAGTTTATCTGCCTGATGTTATTGATGTTTCCTCCAAGAAGCGGTTGGTTTATATCGATATTGGGGCAGCAGAGCACCTGAAATCAAATGTTACAAACTGGTTCCTGCCTTCGTATCCGATTACACACAAAGCTTTCCATGTCTATTTTGTTGACCACAACACTTCTGTGCTATTGTCCTATGTCAAAAAGCCAGGAATCACATTCGTTTATCATCCAGGGCTGGCTGGAATCAAGGATAAGAGCAATGTTAACATCGAAGGAGATGCAGAGCCCTACATTGCAGATGAAGGGTTTGATTTTCTTATCTGGTTCAAGGAAACAGTACAACGTGCCGAGTTTGTGGTGCTCAAAATGAATGCAGGCAGTGTAGAATTAAAGTTCCTGAGGGATCTATTTGAGAGTGGAGCCATTTGCTTTGTCGATGAGCTGTTTCTTCACTGCTCTGGCAACATAGACGGCGAAGGTCCAATGCCGGTAGACTGCATGGACATCTTCAAGAGCCTCCGGAGCAGTGGTGTGTATGTGCATCAGTGGTGGGGAGAAGACAACCCCGTTGGTGTTCTGTGATGGTGTCATGTTTGATTCGATCATCTCGTGATCTGatcttgttgttttgtttaactagtacgtcATTATGTGGGGAAGGAACATCTTATTGCTTTTTTTGGTTGGGGCAATAATTATTAAGCTAAATAAACAACCATTGTGTGTTGTTGTAACTTTGTGGTTGGTTTGGCCTATTTGAGCTTTCCAGCTTAACAATAAGTTATTTATTAATCGTTTGATGTGTACTTGTTGTTTGTATGGTTTTGCCTTCGATCATTGTTTACTTCAATTGCTCATTTAGAATTGGCGTGAACTTACTTGACTCCACATTCAAAAAACTTGATAGGTTTTACTGCTATATAGTAATGTATTAAACATAGGGCCCTGTATGGTCCTTATTCTTTGATCAAGGAAAAAGAATGCCTAAATGACCCTGCCTTTACGGAATTAACCATAAAATATTTACCATACGAGCCACTTCATTGGCTCGATGAACGACATGGAATTTTGGCCTCTTGATTTGGCTCAGGAGGAAAACCACAAGTTCAGGAAAATGTTGTTGCCGCATTCTGATGACGACGGAGGACCATCTTGCAGTTTCTAATGGATGCTTGTCTCTAGCTACTGTGACTCCCTTTGATATATGGATCATGGGAGAATATGGCGTCCGTGACTCGTGGATTAAACGGTTTTCTTATTCCTGCAAGCAATGGCGGAATCTGAGAAAAGATTTCGAATGGGCCAGATTTTTCTTCAGTGGCGGAAACAATGAATTAATTATGCCGGAGGAGCAATTTACACTAAATATACTATTAATGGTGATATTAACACCTAATTAAGGggaaataaaaaattttgCCAGAAGGACCATGCACCCCTCTGGCCTCCAAGAGGTTCTGCCACTGCCTGCAACGAAGGATGGCTTTACAAACTTGTCTTGGTTCTAGAAACGAGTATGGTTGCCCAGATATTTGTTGACTGTTGTGTAGAAACGTAAACAAACAACAATATTGATATGgaacaataaagaaaaaaaaacacaaggaCACAAGATTTATAGTGGTTCACTCAATAAATGTGATTGAGCTACGTCCACTTTCGGAGCCGGCGAGAAATTCCACTATGATCAATTGGAGAGAATACAATAGAGCTTTGTACTAAAACTCTCTAATCCCAAAACCTTAAATAGCTGCTCTTCTCTCTGATTACAGAAGACTCAGTTAAAGGGTTAATTACAAATATTCTCACCCTCTGCCTATTCTGTTTTGCGGCAGCATGACTCTATATCTCCCCTAGTACCCTTaggttatatacatatatatatcatccTAATTAACCTAGGCATGTAGTACCCACGTGATCAAGTTAGACTGCAACAATATGGGTTTTGACCAATTCAATTAAAGCCAATAATCAATAATCTCCACCTTGACTTTACTTGATGCTAATTCTCCATAATAGAACTTCAATACAATCGCCGCTCCGACATCCCCGTAGGGATCAAATGCTACAAACACCAATCAAGTTCAAGCAATGCTTGAACTTACTCAACGAAAGTGATTTTGTCAACATATCAGCAGGGTTGTCTTCAGTTTCCACTTTCTGGAGTTCTATGTTACCATCCTCCACCAATTGGCGAAATTTGTGAAATCTGACATGAATATGTTTAGTACGATTATGAGTGACTTGGTTCTCTGCTAAATGAATAGCACTTTGACTATCACAATAAACATTCACATAGTCTTGAACTACACCTAAGTCCTTAAGCAAACCACGAAGCCAAAGAGCTTATTTTGCACCCTCTGTTACAACCATATACTCAGCTTCTGTAGTCGAAAAAGCAATAGTATGTTGTAAATTCGACTTCCAACTCACTGATCCACTAGCAAGAGTAAATACATAAGCTGTAGTTGATCTGCACTTATCCAAATCACCTGCGTAATCAGAGTCTACATATCCAATAACACActgattcatcatatcctgCTGAAACACTATTCCAACATCTACAGTACCAAGAATATATCGTAGAATCCATTTTCCTGCTTCCCAATAGACGTTACCTAGATTATGCATAAATCTACACACCACACTTAAGGCTTGTGAAATATCTAATCTATTACACACCAGAGAATACATCAAGCTACCAACAACACTAGCATACATAACTTTAGCcatatattttttatcattATCAGTGCTAGGAGACATATAAGAATTAAGCTTGAAATGAGAAACAAAAGGTGTACTTACATGTTTAGTTTTATCAACCATGCTAAACTGATGTAGTACCTTCTTCAAACACTGTTTCTGTGACAAACATATCTTGCCTTTAGATCTGTCTCGTTCAATTGCCATGCCCAAAATCTTCTTTACTTCTCCTaaatctttcatctcaaattcaccACTCAACTGTGACTTCAATTTATCTATCTCCACCTTGCTCTCAAGCACAATCAACATATTATCAACATATAAGAGTAAATAAATGAAAGTCTCATCCTGTAGCTTGCGAAAATAAACACATGGATCATAAAGACTCTTAGTGTACTTCTGACCAAACATAAACTTATCAAATCTCTTATACCACTGCCTAGGAGACTGTTTAGGCCGTACAATGATTTCTGCAATTTACAAACCCATTTTTCCTTACCAGCAACTTTGAAACCATCTGGCTAACTCATATAGATCTCCTCATTCAATTCGCCCTGTAAAAATGCAGTTTTAACATCAAGATGTACTAACTCAAGATCAAACTGTGCAACTAAGGCTAAAAGAATACGAATAGAAGAATGTTTCACAACTGGAGAAAATACCTCATTGTAGTATATTCCTTCATTTTGTGCATAGCCCTTAGCTACCAATCTAGCATTGTACCGAGATCCATCCTTTTTAGCAAAAACCCACGTGCAACCAACTGCTCTCTTCCCATGTGGTAATTGAGCCAACTCCCAATTCTTGTTCTGATGAAGAGAATTCATCTCCTTACCCATAGCATTTTCCCACTCCACCTTATCTGCATGTATTACAGCTTCTTCATAAGTAGTAGGAATTTCTTCTTCGGTCATCGGAAGTGCATAAGTCACCATATCATTAAGCCAAGTTGGCTTTGAAGcattcttctttccttttctcaaTGCAATAGGTTCATCTTGCTGCATAGACTCTTGAGTTTGAGCCTCTATTTCAATATATGTATCTCTATTAGTTGAATAATCAATTGTATGTTTTTCCGAATCACCTAGAGCTTCATTAACATTTTTCTCAAGCTCCACCTACTTCGAGTACTTTATGTTCATCTTCTGATTTTCAGAATTATTCTGCTCACTCTGATTAATCATGGCAGTCTCATCAAATGTAACATCTTTGCTCACAATAATCTTTCTCGTATCTGGACATCATAACTTGATTCCTTTCACACCATCACTAAAGCCAAAGAAAATAGCTTTCTTTGCTCTAGGATCAAGATTGCTTTCCCTAACATGATAATAAGTAggacatccaaaaatatgtaaGTAATGATAATCAATAGCAGGTTTTCCATATCATACCTCGATAGGAGTTTTGCTCTCATTTGTAGCTGTAGGCAACCTGTTAATAAGGTGGCCTGCATATGTAACTGTCTCTGCCCAAAACTCTCTGCCTAATCCAGCTTTAGACAACATACACCGAACCTTATCTAACAAAGTCTGATTCATGCGTTCTGCTACGGTGTTCCTCTAATTGTGAAGTGCCTCACAATTCCCTCATTTTGACACAATTTCAAGAACGGATCAGACTTGTACTCACCACCATTATTTGACCTGAGCCTCTTAATTTTCCGACCGGTCTAAGTCTCAATCATCTTTTtccatttcacaaatatatcTAAGACTTCATCTTTATGCTTCATGGTGTACACCCATACTCTTCTAGAGAAGTCATCAACAAAAGTAACATAATACCGCTGTAGAcatatgaaatttaatgaagtaaatcatattcattaaatgattaaatcaaccaagaacccgacaaaattgcacacgtggctcaaaaaccaacaaagttagtgcggatccgaataaaactcgtgtcggcacataaatggatgatcgtaatcgaagctacgtgattgcgacttaaatcggaaattgaatgttattgacgattcgaaatggtaatcggacatttgattaaattaataatttttttaacggttataattaaatcaattattttctgcttaatttagttatgagaataactaattttaaattaatcaaaaaataCATGTTGAttcaattatacaattaaagaaaaattattattttagtgtcattaaaatattctataaaatagaagccttgacactataaatatcccttccaacatgaagagaaagagacttgagaagaagagagaaaatcacttgagcaagatcactctcgagaaatcccgaagtctcccaagtccacaaagaatcatcaagctaccaaatcgctcgttcttcatcaaatccaaatctaaactcaagtccacgaagaatcatcaagctaccaaatcgctcgttcttcatcaaatccaaatccaaactcaaattctcaagatcaagtgcatgtcacccttgagccaagttacatacggagatagaatcagaggagttcacaaagattgtaacctcgcgcttgattatcaataaattacataaataatGCCGGTGCAACGTACCAACGTGCTATGCAGAAAATTTTCGGTGACATGCTGCACAAGTATGTAGAGTGTTATGTTGATTTAGttatcaaaacaaagaaaagaagtgacCACTTGCAAGATCTACGAAGAGTGTTTGACAGATTACGCAAgtatcatttaaaaaataaatcattagttctgaaaaatttcttagattcatcgtgaagcaccgaggcatcgaggtagaccaataaaaaattaaagccATCAGGAAATGAcagagccaagaaatttgcGCGAGTTGAAAAGCCTCCAAGGACGACTTGCCTTCATCAGATGGTTCATATCGAACCTGGGGGGCCGTTGCCAACCATTCAAtcgactcatgaagaaagatgttctatttgtatgggatgaagcttatcgcaatgcctttgagagcataaagaaatacaTGGCGAATCCTCCGGTGTTTGGTGCACCTATCGTCGGAAACCTCTTATCATTTACATCGTGGGtcaagagagatcacttggggccattcttgcccaagaaaatgaagccaaaaaggagaaagcATTGTACTACTTAAGTCAGACCCTCACTGGACCTGAGCTAAATTATCCGCTAatagagaagatgtgtcttgcactcgtcttcgccattcaaaagttgaggcattacatgcaagcttacacaatACACTTGGTGATGCGAGCCGATCcagttaagttcatattatctaaaccaGTTCTAACAAGGCGCATGGCTAAATGGGCGTTATTATTAAACCAACACAACATCATATATGTGCCCGCTAAAGCAGTTAAAGGACATGCGTTGGCTTACTTTCTGGCAGACCACCTTATGCCAGCGGATTAGGAAATCTCAGATGACTTCCCAGACGAGGAAGCGTAAACAAACAACAATATTGATATGGaacaataaagaaaagaaaacacaagGACACAAGATTTATAGTGGTTCACTCAATCAATATGATTGAGCTACGTCCATTTTCGGAGCCGGCGAGAAATTCCACTATGATCAATTGGAGAGAATACAATAGAGCTTTGTACTGAAACTCTCTAATCCCAAAACCTCAAATAGCTGCTCTTTTCTGTGAATAAAGAAGACTCAGCTGTAGGTTAATTACAAATATTCTCACCCTCTGCCTATTCTGTTTTGTGGCAGCATGACTATATATCTCCCCTAGTACCCTTAggtacatacatatatatcatcCTAATTAAGCTAGGCATGCAGTACCTATGTGATCAAGTTGGGCTGCAACAATATCGGTTTTGACCAATTCAATTAAAgccaataattaatattgacaACGGGAGTGGTACTAGTGAGGTCGGGTTGGAGAAAATTTCTcagaaagaagaagacgagTGTTGCATATATAAAATTAGGGTGATGATTTTAGCACACCCTAAATTACCAATTGCACACCTTTtccattttttaaaattattttgtccACTAACTCCTACACTTCCCACAACACCTTGATCTgatgttctctctctctctctctctctctctctctctctctctctctctctctctctctctctcacaaacaCTCAGAATATCTAGACCGTGAGGATTTCTCTTCACCTCCAAAGGGGCTCACTCATATTTGTCTCTTTCCTAGAATTTTGATGGCTTTGAAGGGATTTCCCGAAAAATCATTCTACAAAAGAACTAGACATTGCAACTCAGCAAGGTCCCCAAGCTCCTCAGAATGGCTCGATTGAGATGTTGTTCCCCAAGTCAAGTGTACTGAGGCCCTTGCAGAGGCTAAGCTCACTAGGAATATGCCCCTCAAGGAAATTAGAGTTCAGGTTCAAAACATATAGAGCACTCAGATTCCCTATCTCCTTAGGAATGGTGCCCTTCAATTAATTGTTACTCAAACTAAGCCTTTCCAAAGCAGCAGCATTGCAATCTCGTTGGTGAGAGAACCACTCAACTGATTACTAGACACCGAAAACTCCATCAAGTTGACAGAGTTCCAAAGACTAGCAGGCAATTCACCAGTGAATTTGTTTGTATCGAGCTCAATCGCCATCAGaaaaagatcgaaaaggaGAGAGAGGGCCTCATAGACCTAAATTGGGGAGAATGAGTGAGTTGACTCGGCCTAGTTGGCATGAAACACTGACCCAGTGAGGCTGGCTTTGAAGGAAATGAGGGCTTTTGATTATGGGTTTCTAAAAGTTCATACAACGTTAAAAAGAGAGGAGagaaataggaaaaaaaaaatatgagggGTGTTATGGGtagtggatgaggtagtggataaaataataataaataaatggaGACAGTGTGCAATTGATAATCTAAGGTGCGCCAAAATTAGCACCCTTAAATTAAAgattatttggttaaagtGATTTACGGCAGCTCTGTCTCCCATTTAATTGTTGACACTTGGTAATCTCTGCCTAATCAGCCTAACACCTCCCTTAACCCCCGCTAACCCTCGTTAATCCATGTTAACATTCGTTAACCCATACTTCT contains:
- the LOC126799024 gene encoding uncharacterized protein LOC126799024 — encoded protein: MDQGVWYDTKPAKVSKRVWLVINKSMGLLVGGNHTSSRDNSNTKSVRFWPKVRAQMKLLKLQILHGSLAQRVFFRTFFIAAAMSVIPLVHILSGSYMRMFNFVSTIDCASELGSDNVNLDPGKFIFQTRFLNPIWGSFDSEQCKQDVNLTVTVVRELMSKQLLNGDKALCVGEGSASAVMALQDLGFPNARGIYEHRFFSLKRKQFVYEIDYEDKSFDFLFCRDLDKVSVPALLVLEIERVLSPGGIGAMLVGSSGLAPNSLIRSATPISSLLKSSSVVHVNHISNFTLVVFRKSYENAGLFEQYRLPADCQSLTNNRPVIEKIEPLVMEKPVYDGEAVYLPDVIDVSSKKRLVYIDIGAAEHLKSNVTNWFLPSYPITHKAFHVYFVDHNTSVLLSYVKKPGITFVYHPGLAGIKDKSNVNIEGDAEPYIADEGFDFLIWFKETVQRAEFVVLKMNAGSVELKFLRDLFESGAICFVDELFLHCSGNIDGEGPMPVDCMDIFKSLRSSGVYVHQWWGEDNPVGVL